The Nicotiana sylvestris chromosome 6, ASM39365v2, whole genome shotgun sequence genomic sequence TTTTGCCTTTACCCGGATGCATGTGCAATGCTCCGGCTACTTTTCAAAGATGCATGATGTCCATTTtctccgacatggtggaggattttctagaggttttcatggatgagtTTTCGGTGGTAGGTGACTCTTTTGATCATTGTCTCCTTAATCTTAGACAAGTGCTTATGAGGTGTGAGGAGACCAACCTTGTGCTTAActgggagaaatgtcatttcatggtggATGAAGGCATTGTATTGGGGCATAAACTTTCAAAACATGGCATAGAGGTTGACCGGGCGAAGATCGAGATCATTTCCAAGCTTCCTCCACCTATTTCTGTTAAAGGTGTCCGAAGTTTCTtagggcatgcggggttctataggcgtttcatcaaagatttttccaagattgcaaatcctatgtggaaactccttgagaaagatgCCAAATTTGTGTTTGACGAGAAATGCCTCAAAGCCTTTGAGGAATTGAAGCAAAGGCTCACCACgacacctattattgtcacacctgATTGGTCTTTTCCTTTCGAGTTCATGTGTGACAccagtggtgtagctattggAACAATGCTTGGCCAATGTCACAACAAGGTTCTCCACCCGGTCTGTTATGTGAGCAAGACACTCAATGGGGCGCAAATGAATTACACGGTGACTGAGCAAGAAATTCTTGACATTGCTTATGCCTTTGAGAAGTTTCGGGCTTAtttgttgggatccaaggtgATAGTATACACAGATCATGCTGCTTTTCGCTATATCATGGAAAAGAAAGATGCAAAGCCTCGGTTGATTCGTTGGGTCttgttgttgcaagaatttgacttcgAGGTCAAGGATCGCAAGGGAACTCAAAATCAAGTAGCGGATCATTTATCAAGGCTTGAAGAGGCGGGAAGGCCAAAGGGAGATCTTGGAATCAATGATGCATTCCCGGATGAACACATATTGGCACTATCTAGCACTTTTGCTCCTTGGAATGCCGATATTGCTAACTACTTGGTGAGTGACCTTATTTCGGAGGGATTGAAATCCTATCAAAAGAAGAAGTTCTTGAGAGACTGTCGGCAATACTATTCGGAAGAACTATTCTTGTTTCCTGTTTGTGCTGACAACATCATTAGAAGGTGTGTTCCAGAAAAAGAGATTATGTCAATTCTAAAGGCATGCCACGACTCATCGGTTGGGGATCATCATGGGGGAAATCGAATGGCGGCTAAGGTGCTTGAATGTGGTTAGTATTGGCTGTCAATCTATCATGAtgccaatcaaatggtcaaggcttgTGACCAATGTCAAAGGTAAGGATAAATCTCCAAGAGGCATGAAATGCCAATACACTTTGTGATGGAGATAGAAATCTTCGACGTGtggggaattgattttatgggtccCTTTGTAAGATCTTGTGGGATGAAATACATCTTGGTGGTtgtggactatgtgtccaaatgggttgaagtaaTTGCCTTACCAAACAACGAGTCAAGAAGTGTGACCGCATtcttaaagaaaaacatattcactcgGTTTGGCACTCTTAGGGCAATTCTTAGTGATGGTGGGTCTCATTTCTGTAACAAGGCTTTCACGGGGCTAGTAGAGAAATATGGCGTCAAATATAAGgtggccacaccttatcatccccaatcaagtggtcaagttgaag encodes the following:
- the LOC138870640 gene encoding uncharacterized protein, producing the protein MEIEIFDVWGIDFMGPFVRSCGMKYILVVVDYVSKWVEVIALPNNESRSVTAFLKKNIFTRFGTLRAILSDGGSHFCNKAFTGLVEKYGVKYKVATPYHPQSSGQVEVSNREIKSILAKIVNANRTDWSTK